A DNA window from Pseudoalteromonas spongiae UST010723-006 contains the following coding sequences:
- a CDS encoding pentapeptide repeat-containing protein produces MSNAPKCKYVSPENEQCRELDMGGGYCFWHDQKYDKSGLALTEKLERYAKRGGLLKGLQLKRADLTGLNLVNHHGENFDLSYSNFYRANMQNAHLYNTCIRDASLMKADLRDANLHCAKLEGTNLLGIKLVGARIDNMKLGHTLLQENLARKAEKQNDSDKALDYFEQSEEIYRDLRNAAENQGLLELSGKFNHKVLIMRRHQYPKFSRHRIASKFFDILCGYGERPVNVIFFSMMLILLCALGYFTFGVSFNGDTIQFSSTQNTQENLMALVNSLYFSVVTFTTLGYGDITPLGYSRFIAAVEAFCGSFSLALFVVVFVKKMTR; encoded by the coding sequence ATGAGCAATGCACCAAAATGTAAATATGTATCGCCTGAAAACGAGCAATGTCGTGAGCTTGATATGGGTGGCGGCTATTGTTTTTGGCACGATCAAAAATACGATAAAAGTGGCTTAGCGTTAACAGAAAAATTAGAGCGCTATGCCAAACGCGGCGGCTTATTAAAAGGCTTACAGCTAAAACGAGCTGACCTTACCGGGCTTAACCTAGTCAATCACCACGGTGAAAATTTCGACCTATCGTACAGCAACTTTTATCGCGCAAATATGCAAAACGCGCATCTTTACAATACCTGTATTCGTGATGCGTCACTGATGAAAGCCGATTTACGTGATGCCAATTTACATTGTGCCAAATTAGAGGGAACAAACCTACTTGGCATCAAACTAGTCGGTGCACGTATCGACAATATGAAGTTAGGGCACACCTTATTGCAAGAAAATCTTGCGCGAAAAGCTGAAAAACAAAACGACAGTGACAAAGCATTGGATTATTTTGAACAATCTGAAGAGATCTATCGCGATCTTCGAAATGCCGCAGAGAATCAAGGACTGTTAGAGCTATCAGGCAAATTCAATCACAAAGTACTGATTATGCGCAGGCATCAATATCCCAAATTTTCAAGACATCGCATTGCCTCTAAGTTTTTCGATATCTTGTGCGGCTATGGCGAGCGCCCTGTAAACGTTATTTTCTTTTCGATGATGCTGATTCTGCTTTGCGCTCTAGGTTACTTTACGTTTGGCGTAAGTTTTAATGGTGACACAATTCAGTTCAGTTCAACGCAAAACACGCAAGAAAATTTAATGGCGCTGGTTAACAGCCTTTACTTTAGTGTAGTGACCTTTACAACCTTAGGATACGGTGACATAACGCCCCTTGGCTATTCCCGATTTATCGCCGCTGTCGAAGCTTTTTGCGGTAGCTTCTCTCTAGCCCTGTTCGTGGTAGTTTTCGTTAAGAAAATGACGCGTTAG
- a CDS encoding response regulator — protein MSQNSENPLKDKSILIIDDQKSFQQLLKGMLIQLGANNVSFYDSGEAALNKIDKDSVDIVFIDYNLGQGRNGKQFLEELKYLNKLSRHSISILVTGESTRSVVLSVLEIEPDDYLIKPFSSGMLKTRLSKLSNKKKLFFDANQAIEDGQLEAAVQIYLKIAKDKPRNAQFCYKRVCQIYFDLGQYQNAFELLGNILATARPTWALTYMAQTCMFLAQYGKAIRICDELLGQNRFNIDALDIKALCLNHIDQGKESLFLIEQSCNISPHSFARQKTFAEIAQANNDLEALIKAHGTLLAMSKGTAFAHIDYQFNYIRAMFSQLHLANSKEEKADLSNQIKGSLRQAQNDPTVTKQHALFKEFNTFCEARLSVSEGDFLDAKKMIAPYIAEQSLSSSVLPDSVMALFDLGEFDDANAQLEKYKGLNECDGQTLKQLQERNESLANHQTEFEQHNVRGIELYKQGDFQNAIEQFEMALKYAPMNTGSALNLLQALLQLLPRANQAADVILEKCRSNFRLVEGMALPRQHAKRLEDLKFEYNKLAKLYSQSN, from the coding sequence TCTGTTGATATTGTGTTTATCGATTATAACCTTGGACAAGGCCGAAATGGTAAACAGTTTTTAGAAGAGCTTAAGTATTTAAACAAATTATCTCGCCACAGTATTTCCATTTTAGTTACAGGGGAAAGTACTCGTTCAGTTGTTTTGTCGGTACTTGAAATTGAGCCTGACGATTATTTAATTAAGCCGTTTTCAAGTGGTATGTTAAAAACACGCTTAAGTAAGCTCTCCAACAAAAAGAAGCTATTTTTTGACGCGAATCAGGCAATCGAAGACGGCCAACTAGAAGCCGCTGTGCAAATTTACTTAAAAATAGCCAAAGATAAGCCGCGTAATGCCCAATTTTGTTATAAACGTGTCTGTCAGATCTACTTTGATTTAGGGCAATACCAAAATGCCTTTGAATTACTTGGTAATATTTTAGCAACAGCACGGCCCACTTGGGCGCTAACTTATATGGCACAAACTTGCATGTTTTTGGCGCAGTACGGCAAAGCGATTCGTATTTGTGACGAATTACTCGGGCAAAACCGCTTTAATATCGATGCCTTAGATATTAAAGCCTTATGTTTAAACCATATTGATCAAGGGAAAGAATCGCTTTTCCTTATCGAGCAAAGTTGCAATATTTCACCGCATTCATTTGCGAGGCAAAAAACCTTCGCTGAAATCGCGCAAGCTAACAACGATCTTGAGGCGCTTATTAAAGCCCACGGCACCCTGCTCGCCATGTCTAAAGGCACCGCATTTGCCCATATTGATTATCAGTTTAACTACATTCGTGCCATGTTCAGCCAACTCCATTTGGCTAACTCAAAAGAAGAAAAAGCTGACCTAAGTAATCAAATTAAAGGGAGTTTGCGTCAAGCACAAAACGACCCTACCGTTACAAAGCAACATGCATTGTTTAAAGAGTTTAATACCTTTTGCGAAGCGCGATTAAGTGTCAGTGAAGGCGACTTTTTAGATGCGAAAAAAATGATAGCGCCTTATATTGCTGAACAATCATTAAGTAGCTCCGTATTGCCTGATTCTGTTATGGCACTATTTGATTTAGGTGAATTTGACGATGCCAACGCGCAGCTTGAAAAATACAAAGGACTGAACGAATGCGATGGGCAAACCCTTAAGCAATTACAAGAGCGTAACGAGTCGCTTGCAAATCATCAGACCGAGTTTGAGCAGCATAATGTCCGTGGCATTGAGCTGTATAAACAAGGCGATTTTCAAAACGCTATTGAGCAATTTGAAATGGCACTTAAATACGCACCTATGAATACGGGGAGCGCACTTAACTTACTGCAAGCCCTATTACAGCTTTTGCCTCGAGCAAATCAAGCAGCCGATGTTATTTTGGAAAAATGTCGCAGTAATTTTCGCTTGGTCGAAGGTATGGCATTGCCGCGTCAACACGCTAAACGACTTGAAGATCTTAAGTTTGAATACAACAAGTTAGCTAAACTTTATTCACAATCAAATTAG